A single genomic interval of Methylobacterium bullatum harbors:
- the ahcY gene encoding Adenosylhomocysteinase has translation MAQDYIVKDIGLADYGRKEISIAETEMPGLMATREEYGPSQPLKGAKIAGSLHMTIQTAVLIETLKALGADIRWVSCNIYSTQDHAAAAIAAAGIPVFAIKGETLTEYWDYTSKLFDWHDGSMPNMILDDGGDATMFVHLGLRAENGDTAFLDKPESEEEEIFFALLKKKLAEKPKGWFAGLADSIKGVSEETTTGVHRLYNLAKEGKLLFPAINVNDAVTKSKFDNLYGCRESLVDGIRRGTDVMMAGKVAMVAGFGDVGKGSASSLRHAGCRVLVSEVDPICALQAAMEGYEVVTMEDAAPRADIFVTATGNKDIITLDHMRAMKDRAIVCNIGHFDNEIQVAGLKNMQWSNIKPQVDEITFPDGHRIILLSEGRLVNLGNATGHPSFVMSASFTNQTLAQIELWTNPGKYERQVYTLPKALDEKVAMLHLEKIGVKLSKLRPDQAAYIGVSENGPFKPDHYRY, from the coding sequence ATGGCCCAGGATTACATCGTCAAGGACATCGGTCTGGCCGATTACGGCCGCAAGGAAATTTCGATCGCCGAGACCGAGATGCCGGGTCTGATGGCCACCCGCGAGGAATACGGTCCGTCGCAGCCCCTGAAGGGCGCGAAGATCGCCGGCTCGCTGCACATGACGATCCAGACGGCCGTGCTGATCGAGACCCTGAAGGCGCTCGGCGCCGACATCCGCTGGGTCTCCTGCAACATCTACTCGACGCAGGACCATGCCGCCGCCGCCATCGCGGCCGCCGGCATCCCGGTCTTCGCCATCAAGGGCGAGACGCTCACCGAGTACTGGGATTACACCTCCAAGCTGTTCGACTGGCATGACGGCTCGATGCCGAACATGATCCTCGACGATGGCGGCGACGCCACCATGTTCGTCCATCTCGGTCTCCGCGCTGAGAACGGCGACACCGCCTTCCTCGACAAGCCCGAGTCGGAAGAGGAGGAGATCTTCTTCGCCCTCCTGAAGAAGAAGCTCGCTGAGAAGCCGAAGGGCTGGTTCGCCGGCCTCGCCGATTCGATCAAGGGAGTCTCGGAAGAGACCACCACCGGCGTGCACCGCCTCTACAATCTTGCCAAGGAGGGCAAGCTGCTCTTCCCGGCCATCAACGTGAACGACGCCGTCACCAAGTCGAAGTTCGACAACCTCTACGGCTGCCGTGAGTCCCTGGTGGACGGCATCCGCCGCGGCACCGACGTGATGATGGCCGGCAAGGTCGCCATGGTCGCCGGCTTCGGCGATGTCGGCAAGGGCTCGGCCTCGTCGCTTCGCCATGCCGGCTGTCGCGTGCTGGTCTCCGAGGTCGATCCGATCTGCGCCCTCCAGGCCGCCATGGAAGGCTACGAGGTCGTGACGATGGAAGATGCCGCGCCCCGCGCCGACATCTTCGTCACCGCCACGGGCAACAAGGACATCATCACTCTCGACCACATGCGGGCGATGAAGGACCGTGCCATCGTCTGCAACATCGGCCATTTCGACAACGAGATTCAGGTCGCCGGCCTGAAGAACATGCAGTGGTCGAACATCAAGCCGCAGGTGGACGAGATCACCTTCCCCGACGGCCACCGCATCATCCTCCTCTCGGAGGGTCGCCTGGTGAATCTCGGCAACGCCACCGGCCATCCGTCCTTCGTGATGTCGGCTTCGTTCACCAACCAGACGCTCGCCCAGATCGAGCTCTGGACCAACCCGGGCAAGTACGAACGCCAAGTCTACACCCTGCCCAAGGCCCTCGACGAGAAGGTGGCGATGCTCCATCTCGAGAAGATCGGCGTGAAGCTCTCGAAGCTTCGTCCCGATCAGGCCGCCTATATCGGCGTCTCCGAGAACGGCCCCTTCAAGCCGGACCATTACCGCTACTGA
- the hmp gene encoding Flavohemoprotein: MSQPLTPATIALIKATVPALEAHGLTITKRMYERLFRDLAMRDLFNQSHHGETGSQPKALALAVLAYARHIDDLGALSGAVERIAQKHVALNILPEHYPFVADALLGAIQDVLGDAATAEICAAWGEAYWFLAHILIGREAEIARDLAHKPGGWNGWRDFVVESVGVESETIRSFVLAPRDGGPVLRHEPGQYLGMLIDLPGQGVLKRNYSISCAPNDRAYRITVKREERPGEPAGIVSNWLHAEAKPGSALRLAPPTGDFFLDRSTNAPVVLVSGGVGLTPMLSMLETLVETGADRPVWYVHGSISGRFHAMREHVRVLAARAPNIEVRTFYALPEEGDRRGIDYDADGLITADWLARETPLTEATYYLCGPKPFLASLVHGLARHGVSAERVRFEFFGPADELVEEPRQAA; this comes from the coding sequence TTGTCCCAGCCCCTGACGCCTGCCACCATCGCCCTCATCAAGGCCACCGTTCCGGCCCTCGAAGCCCATGGGCTGACCATCACGAAGCGGATGTACGAGCGCCTGTTCAGGGATCTGGCCATGCGCGACCTGTTCAACCAATCGCATCACGGCGAGACCGGCTCGCAGCCGAAGGCACTAGCCCTGGCGGTGCTGGCCTATGCGCGCCACATCGACGATCTCGGCGCGCTGAGCGGCGCGGTCGAGCGGATCGCCCAGAAGCATGTCGCCCTCAACATCCTGCCGGAGCATTACCCTTTCGTGGCGGACGCGCTCCTCGGTGCGATCCAGGACGTTCTCGGCGATGCGGCCACCGCGGAGATCTGCGCCGCATGGGGCGAGGCCTACTGGTTCCTGGCGCATATCCTGATCGGCCGCGAGGCGGAGATCGCGCGCGATCTCGCGCACAAGCCCGGCGGCTGGAACGGCTGGCGGGACTTCGTCGTCGAATCGGTAGGTGTGGAGAGCGAGACGATCCGCTCCTTCGTGCTGGCGCCGCGCGATGGCGGGCCGGTCCTGCGTCACGAGCCCGGCCAGTATCTGGGAATGCTTATCGACTTGCCCGGGCAGGGCGTGCTCAAGCGCAACTACTCGATCTCCTGCGCGCCGAACGACCGGGCCTACCGCATCACCGTCAAGCGTGAGGAGCGGCCGGGCGAGCCGGCAGGGATCGTCTCCAACTGGCTGCATGCGGAGGCAAAGCCGGGCTCGGCCCTGCGCCTGGCGCCCCCCACCGGTGATTTCTTTCTCGACCGTTCGACGAATGCGCCCGTCGTCCTCGTCAGTGGCGGTGTCGGCCTCACGCCGATGCTGAGCATGCTGGAGACGCTGGTCGAAACAGGGGCCGACCGGCCGGTCTGGTACGTCCACGGCTCCATCAGCGGGCGTTTCCACGCGATGCGCGAGCATGTCCGTGTCCTGGCGGCCCGAGCGCCGAATATCGAGGTCCGGACGTTCTACGCGCTACCGGAGGAGGGTGACCGGCGGGGTATCGATTACGATGCCGACGGCCTGATCACGGCGGATTGGCTGGCAAGGGAGACTCCGCTCACCGAGGCGACCTACTATCTGTGCGGCCCCAAGCCGTTCCTCGCCTCCCTCGTCCACGGTCTCGCCCGGCACGGCGTTTCGGCCGAGCGGGTGCGGTTCGAGTTCTTCGGCCCCGCCGACGAACTCGTGGAGGAGCCCCGTCAGGCGGCCTGA
- the nsrR gene encoding HTH-type transcriptional repressor NsrR, protein MRLTRYTDYALRTLIYLGLNESRVSSIAEIARAYGISESHLTKVVHQLGRIGLVQTTRGRGGGLRLARPPAEIVVGAVVRQTEEDLALVECFANGACAITAPCRLRKALGEALAAFLAVLDRYTLADLLAEDAAPDLAVLLGLPAPGMITSPSVEATAPVAPARGR, encoded by the coding sequence ATGCGCCTGACCCGCTACACAGACTACGCCCTGCGCACCTTGATCTATCTCGGGCTGAACGAGAGCCGGGTGAGTTCGATCGCCGAGATCGCCCGCGCCTACGGGATCTCGGAGAGCCATCTGACGAAGGTGGTGCATCAGCTCGGCCGTATCGGCCTGGTGCAGACCACGCGCGGCCGTGGCGGCGGCCTGCGGCTCGCCCGTCCCCCCGCCGAGATCGTGGTCGGCGCCGTGGTACGGCAGACGGAAGAGGATCTCGCCCTCGTCGAATGCTTCGCGAACGGGGCCTGCGCGATCACCGCCCCCTGCCGGCTCCGCAAGGCGCTGGGCGAGGCCCTCGCCGCCTTCCTCGCGGTGCTGGACCGGTACACGCTGGCCGATCTTCTCGCGGAGGATGCCGCGCCCGATCTCGCTGTCCTCCTCGGCCTGCCCGCGCCGGGCATGATCACGTCGCCGTCGGTCGAGGCGACCGCTCCGGTCGCCCCTGCGCGCGGTCGATGA
- the acsA_1 gene encoding Acetyl-coenzyme A synthetase has protein sequence MLKPASDYDTLVSGFAWDIPERFNIGVDVCDRWAGIDPDRAAIHDVSSSGAVTTTTFGDLSEASNRLAHALVGLGLRPGDRVGVLLPQSAAVVVAHAAAYKLGAIALPLAGLFGPEALEYRLADSGAAALITDAAGLAKIEGIRGGLPALAHLVCLDGAAEGGHAYSDLIARASAGFTAIDSRADDPALMIYTSGTTGLAKGALHAHRVLLGHLPGFAMMHDFPPKPGDLMWTPSDWAWAGGLLNAVLPSLHFGVPVVARASARFAPESALALIAELGITTTFLPPTALRMLRGVPDPRGRFDLSRLRNIASAGEALGPETFEWVRAELGLTIGEAYGQTECNLVLASCKAAGIARAGSTGRPVPGHRVMIQRADGSETAIDEPGEICVARPDPVMFLGYWNQPEATAAKFRGEWMLTGDTARRDADGYVHFIGREDDLITSAAYRIGPVEIEDCLLRHPAVASAAAVGKPDPLRTEIVKAFVVLREGIIASDALSDEIRAFVRSRLSAHEYPREIAFRESLPMTTSGKIIRRQLRDEG, from the coding sequence GTGCTGAAACCGGCCTCCGATTACGACACCCTGGTGTCGGGCTTCGCCTGGGACATCCCCGAGCGGTTCAACATCGGCGTCGATGTCTGCGACCGCTGGGCCGGGATCGACCCGGACCGCGCCGCGATCCACGACGTGTCGTCATCGGGGGCGGTGACGACGACGACCTTCGGGGACTTGAGCGAGGCGTCGAACCGCCTCGCTCACGCCCTCGTCGGGCTCGGCCTGCGCCCAGGCGACCGCGTCGGGGTGCTTCTGCCCCAATCGGCCGCCGTCGTGGTCGCCCATGCCGCCGCCTACAAGCTCGGCGCCATCGCCCTGCCGCTGGCGGGCTTGTTCGGCCCGGAGGCTCTGGAATACCGCCTGGCAGATTCCGGCGCCGCCGCACTCATCACCGATGCGGCCGGACTGGCGAAGATCGAAGGAATCCGCGGGGGTCTTCCGGCTCTCGCCCATCTCGTCTGCCTCGACGGTGCCGCCGAGGGGGGGCACGCCTATTCCGATCTGATCGCCAGGGCCTCCGCCGGCTTTACGGCCATCGACAGCCGGGCCGACGATCCGGCCCTGATGATCTACACGTCAGGTACCACCGGCCTCGCCAAGGGCGCGCTCCACGCCCATCGCGTGCTCCTCGGCCATCTGCCGGGTTTTGCCATGATGCACGATTTCCCCCCCAAACCCGGCGACCTGATGTGGACGCCGTCGGACTGGGCCTGGGCGGGCGGCCTCCTCAACGCGGTCCTGCCGAGCCTTCATTTCGGCGTGCCGGTGGTGGCGCGGGCCAGCGCGCGGTTCGCGCCGGAATCGGCTCTGGCGCTCATCGCCGAACTCGGCATCACCACGACCTTCCTGCCGCCCACCGCCCTCCGGATGTTGCGCGGCGTTCCCGACCCGCGCGGGCGGTTCGACCTCTCACGCCTGCGCAACATCGCCTCGGCCGGCGAGGCCCTGGGTCCCGAGACCTTCGAATGGGTCCGCGCCGAACTCGGCCTCACCATCGGCGAGGCCTATGGCCAGACCGAGTGCAACCTCGTCCTCGCCTCCTGCAAGGCGGCCGGCATCGCGCGGGCGGGCTCCACCGGCCGGCCGGTGCCCGGCCACCGGGTCATGATCCAGCGCGCCGACGGCAGCGAGACGGCCATCGACGAGCCCGGCGAGATCTGCGTCGCCCGGCCCGACCCGGTGATGTTCCTCGGCTACTGGAACCAGCCGGAGGCGACCGCCGCCAAGTTTCGCGGGGAGTGGATGCTCACCGGGGACACCGCCCGGCGGGATGCCGACGGCTATGTCCATTTCATCGGCCGCGAGGACGACCTCATCACCTCGGCGGCCTACCGCATAGGCCCGGTGGAGATCGAGGATTGCCTCCTGCGCCATCCGGCGGTCGCCTCCGCGGCGGCGGTGGGCAAGCCGGACCCGCTCCGCACCGAGATCGTCAAGGCCTTCGTGGTCCTGCGGGAAGGGATCATCGCGAGCGACGCCCTGTCCGACGAGATCAGGGCCTTCGTCCGCTCGCGGCTCTCGGCCCACGAATATCCGCGCGAGATCGCGTTTCGCGAGTCCCTGCCGATGACGACCTCGGGCAAGATCATCCGGCGGCAATTGCGCGACGAGGGCTGA